Proteins encoded by one window of Porphyrobacter sp. YT40:
- a CDS encoding sterol desaturase family protein: MKQSLVNLLPPATVAAIWAFWAFAPAAWVESGWAIIAVGLGTLALVQALELVFERHEGWRINRRELATDVFYVAFGYGVIGFLTETLVNGPLGALKEAWGIATPWLADSPFMVQVLVVMFTFEFGQYWMHRAMHNWYPLWLTHAPHHHITQLNALKGFIGNPIELFLISLGVIALLDVDLNALFAAITASGAIATYAHANIRANPPIWFGFFFTTIRHHSLHHTALSYEDTRCNYGNSVIFWDRVFGTFKDGESEIVGQDDRRRLSIWEQWTFPLRPWLEKRKAAKG; this comes from the coding sequence GTGAAACAGTCTCTCGTCAATCTTCTGCCGCCCGCGACCGTCGCGGCGATCTGGGCTTTCTGGGCCTTCGCGCCTGCCGCGTGGGTCGAGAGCGGCTGGGCGATCATCGCGGTGGGGCTCGGCACGCTGGCGCTGGTGCAGGCGCTCGAGCTGGTGTTCGAACGCCACGAAGGCTGGCGCATCAACCGCCGCGAGCTGGCGACCGACGTCTTCTATGTCGCCTTCGGCTACGGGGTGATCGGCTTTCTCACCGAAACGCTGGTCAACGGGCCGCTCGGCGCATTGAAGGAGGCGTGGGGCATCGCCACCCCCTGGCTCGCCGACAGCCCCTTCATGGTGCAGGTGCTGGTGGTGATGTTCACCTTCGAATTCGGCCAGTACTGGATGCACCGCGCGATGCATAACTGGTACCCGCTGTGGCTGACCCACGCGCCGCATCACCACATCACGCAGCTGAACGCCCTGAAGGGCTTCATCGGCAATCCGATCGAGCTGTTCCTGATCAGCCTCGGCGTGATCGCGCTGCTCGATGTCGATCTGAACGCCCTGTTCGCCGCAATCACCGCGAGCGGCGCGATCGCTACCTATGCCCACGCCAATATCCGCGCCAATCCGCCGATATGGTTCGGGTTTTTCTTCACAACCATCCGCCACCACAGCCTGCACCACACCGCGCTCAGTTACGAGGACACGCGCTGCAACTACGGCAACAGCGTGATTTTCTGGGACCGCGTGTTCGGCACCTTCAAGGATGGCGAGAGCGAGATCGTGGGGCAGGATGATCGGCGGCGGTTGTCGATCTGGGAACAGTGGACCTTCCCGCTGCGCCCGTGGCTGGAGAAGCGCAAGGCGGCGAAGGGGTAG